One window of Nymphaea colorata isolate Beijing-Zhang1983 chromosome 1, ASM883128v2, whole genome shotgun sequence genomic DNA carries:
- the LOC116265965 gene encoding pentatricopeptide repeat-containing protein At1g09190-like, whose amino-acid sequence MLAFHLQPRVSCCFIMNYSRVLFSSSIPALNPIANSTPDGPLNQSLLYLMEHCQSFEQLKQLHGRTIVTGLINDRIYLTSFLSLCTRLDSLDHGLSIFDRIVSVDMLMCNTIMRQCVSSSSPCVAFEFYKKLLSRGASPDSYTLPLVIKVCAHLLLHQEGREFHAHVIKFGYEQNIYVLNGLIHMYAEFGDVITSKQVFDSMVVRDVASWTSLMHAYADSGDYVAAHKLFDEMPERNVVAWTTMMECWTRANQPGIAISAFYEMKVANQDIDGVAVVTLVTACGKLGRVKILYWVHGVIQKHALEGNVSVMTTLIDMFAKCHSIDFAHAIFNSMSTRSIVTWNVMISCYAELGELGISYYMFNQMPDKNIATWNSLIAGCTRCGCYHQAKDVFRVMLSSNWKPDRVTLVTLISAIVKSGDLTSGKQVHGFIYRSRVHLDVSLGNALIDMYARFGFVKMARLLFDSMPERNIVSWNTLLIGAAMHGHGNMAVDLFEAMQSSLVKPDEVTFVAILSACSRAGMVKEAFWYFERMRSVYNVEPKVVHFTCMVDLLGRAGYVDNAYRLVKDIPVKPDAILWGALLGACNAHSCFNLGKFIGATMLDVAPDDSATYIALSNMYASENRWVDVKTIRDLMNDKGLKKTYGYSILNVDSEI is encoded by the coding sequence ATGCTTGCCTTCCACCTGCAACCGAGAGTATCCTGTTGCTTCATTATGAATTATTCCCGGgtcctcttctcctcttccaTTCCAGCACTCAACCCCATCGCGAACTCCACACCGGACGGTCCGCTCAACCAGTCGCTCCTCTACCTTATGGAGCATTGCCAGAGTTTCGAGCAACTAAAGCAACTCCATGGACGAACCATAGTCACCGGTCTAATCAATGACCGTATCTACTTAACTTCATTCCTCAGCTTGTGCACCAGGCTTGATAGTCTTGATCATGGTCTTTCTATATTTGATCGAATTGTTAGTGTTGATATGCTTATGTGCAACACAATCATGAGGCAATGTGTGTCCAGCTCTTCACCGTGTGTAGCTTTTGAGTTCTACAAGAAATTATTGAGTAGAGGGGCTAGCCCTGATAGTTACACACTTCCTCTGGTCATAAAAGTGTGTGCCCATCTGCTTTTGCACCAAGAAGGGAGAGAATTTCATGCCCATGTGATTAAGTTTGGATACGAGCAGAATATATATGTACTGAATGGTTTGATTCATATGTATGCTGAATTTGGTGACGTGATTACTTCTAAGCAAGTTTTTGACAGCATGGTCGTAAGAGATGTTGCTTcatggacttcattgatgcaTGCCTATGCAGATTCTGGTGACTACGTTGCTGCTCACaagttgtttgatgaaatgcctgagAGAAATGTGGTCGCATGGACCACTATGATGGAGTGTTGGACAAGAGCTAATCAACCTGGTATCGCTATAAGTGCTTTCTATGAGATGAAGGTTGCTAATCAAGATATAGATGGGGTTGCCGTTGTCACCCTGGTTACGGCATGTGGGAAGTTGGGACGTGTCAAAATTCTCTATTGGGTTCATGGTGTTATTCAGAAACACGCACTAGAGGGCAATGTATCTGTAATGACAACCTTGATTGATATGTTTGCTAAGTGTCATTCCATTGATTTTGCACATGCCATTTTCAACAGTATGAGTACTAGGAGCATTGTCACTTGGAATGTCATGATTTCTTGTTATGCAGAACTTGGTGAATTGGGTATTTCCTATTACATGTTCAATCAGATGCCCGACAAAAATATCGCTACTTGGAATAGTTTGATTGCAGGATGCACTCGTTGTGGCTGTTACCATCAAGCAAAGGATGTGTTTAGGGTTATGCTATCGTCCAACTGGAAACCTGACCGGGTGACATTGGTTACCCTTATCTCAGCTATTGTCAAATCAGGTGATTTGACTTCTGGTAAGCAAGTTCATGGATTCATCTATAGGAGCAGAGTTCATTTGGATGTCAGCCTTGGAAATGCTTTAATTGATATGTATGCCAGGTTTGGGTTTGTGAAGATGGCAAGACTGTTATTTGATTCCATGCCCGAGAGAAACATTGTTTCATGGAACACCTTGTTGATTGGGGCTGCCATGCATGGCCATGGCAATATGGCTGTTGATCTTTTTGAGGCGATGCAGTCTTCCTTAGTTAAGCCAGATGAAGTGACATTTGTGGCCATTCTTAGTGCGTGCAGTAGAGCAGGCATGGTGAAGGAGGCATTTTGGTATTTTGAGAGGATGAGATCAGTGTATAATGTTGAGCCAAAGGTTGTCCACTTTACATGCATGGTTGATCTCCTGGGAAGGGCAGGCTATGTGGATAATGCATATCGACTGGTTAAAGACATCCCAGTTAAACCGGACGCCATATTGTGGGGCGCCCTACTGGGGGCTTGTAATGCTCATAGCTGCTTTAACCTTGGGAAATTTATTGGTGCAACTATGCTGGACGTTGCACCGGATGATAGTGCAACATATATTGCTCTTTCAAATATGTATGCTTCTGAAAATAGGTGGGTGGATGTAAAAACTATAAGAGACCTTATGAATGATAAGGGACTGAAAAAAACATATGGATACAGCATCTTAAATGTGGATTCTGAAATTTGA